Proteins from a single region of Ananas comosus cultivar F153 linkage group 3, ASM154086v1, whole genome shotgun sequence:
- the LOC109708075 gene encoding probable E3 ubiquitin-protein ligase XBOS34, with amino-acid sequence MGAQQSKDALLYEQVNYGNVEGIKTLRRQGAGLEWMDKEGKTPLILACLRHDLLPVAKVLIELGANVNVYRPGNHAGTPLHHAAKKGLEQTVHFLLSHGANPFTMNDDCHTALDLAREKGHFNVVRAIESRISIFSGWLREHYGPGFLEAFAPQLMSRKIWAVVLPCDARNPTRPLKFQLVIYPELKVAKPRTVLSLWKCTIEEPKFNQSDPSVIIIDKNSRARYKFLSAHEGDKQQLQWFYTACRGITQVNNITPQAPAGAVRPNAPSIIPYPSPTPAGASTSNPEDVELAMAINASIQSAIAEGVPGVPTTSTAANTATNGWGSSPGNSTLNGWGPPDVSVPPSKMSTQTRLDEPSSSSSTSYNGWAVPAAEPSRTSSEPHTIPNSSPIVEPPPVISVPSAPPIVEETFYDGAIHYPVIDSTPVDINMEMRTGAGDVIQGGSTSSATILKAEKSEVKGGGSGVGDCVICLDAPVEGACIPCGHMAGCMSCLREIESKHRECPICRAKINQVIKIYAV; translated from the exons ATGGGGGCGCAACAATCCAAGGATGCGTTACTCTACGAGCAGGTTAACTATGGCAACGTCGAAGGGATCAAAACGCTTCGTCGCCAGGGCGCGGGCCTTGAG TGGATGGATAAGGAAGGGAAAACCCCGCTGATCCTCGCGTGCTTGAGGCACGATCTTTTACCCGTTGCAAAAGTTTTGATCGAGTTGGGTGCCAATGTGAATGTGTATCGTCCCG GAAACCATGCGGGAACTCCATTGCATCATGCTGCAAAAAAGGGTCTTGAGCAAActgttcattttcttctttctcacGGAG CAAATCCTTTCACAATGAATGATGATTGTCATACTGCTCTTGATTTGGCTAGAGAAAAGGGGCACTTTAATGTTGTTCGCGCCATTGAG AGCCGCATTTCTATTTTCTCTGGTTGGCTGCGAGAACATTATGGCCCTGGCTTTCTGGAAGCATTCGCTCCACAACTGATGTCACGGAAAAT CTGGGCTGTAGTTTTACCATGTGATGCGCGGAATCCAACAAGGCCTCTCAAATTTCAGCTTGTTATATATCCTGAACTGAAG gTCGCTAAGCCACGTACAGTGCTTTCACTTTGGAAATGCACTATTGAGGAACCGAAATTCAACCAGTCAGATCCGTCTGTGATTATCATTGATAAGAACTCAA GAGCACGATACAAGTTTCTGTCAGCACATGAAGGTGACAAGCAACAACTGCAGTGGTTTTACACTGCATGCCGAGGAATAACCCAG GTTAACAATATTACTCCACAAGCACCGGCAGGTGCTGTAAGGCCAAATGCACCATCAATCATCCCATACCCCTCACCAACACCAGCAGGAGCATCTACATCTAACCCAGAAGATGTCGAACTGGCCATGGCCATCAATGCCTCTATTCAATCAGCTATAGCAGAGGGAGTGCCTGGTGTACCAACCACCTCAACCGCAGCCAACACTGCTACTAATGGCTGGGGGAGCTCTCCGGGCAATTCTACTCTCAATGGCTGGGGCCCGCCAGATGTTTCTGTTCCGCCATCAAAGATGAGCACCCAAACAAggcttgatgaaccgagtagTAGTAGCAGCACTTCTTATAACGGATGGGCCGTTCCTGCAGCGGAGCCAAGTAGAACTTCATCCGAGCCCCATACAATCCCTAATAGCTCACCGATTGTTGAACCACCTCCGGTAATATCGGTTCCTTCTGCTCCTCCGATTGTTGAAGAGACGTTCTACGATGGGGCCATTCACTACCCAGTGATAGATTCCACCCCTGTGGATATAAACATGGAAATGAGAACCGGAGCAGGTGATGTTATACAAGGCGGCAGCACTAGTAGTGCAACCATTCTTAAAGCTGAGAAGAGTGAAGTCAAAGGTGGAGGTAGTGGCGTCGGTGATTGTGTTATTTGTTTGGATGCTCCGGTGGAGGGCGCATGCATTCCGTGCGGCCACATGGCTGGCTGCATGTCATGCCTGAGGGAGATCGAGTCGAAGCATCGCGAATGCCCCATTTGCCGTGCGAAGATAAACCAAGTCATCAAAATCTACGCAGTTTAA